GGGGGTcactggaggcagggctggtgcacaccccccccccagcaccaccaccatcactggggctgggggcagcctcccTCGGCTCCCACCGCGGCCCTGCGCCGGTCGTGCTTGGAACCCCCCAGGCAAGGGGGCCCGGGGGGGACGCGGGGGTCACTCTCCCACTGCTGGGGGGTCCTGGCGACGATGGCGAGGGCGTGGAGGGGCCCCGCCAGCTCGGTTTGCAGGGCGGCGTGCACCAGGCGGTGGCGCTGCAGCGGGGCCAGGCCGGCGAAGCGTTcgctcaccaccaccaccgagAAGTGGCTCTCGGCGCCGGGGGGGCCGCCGTGCCGCCAGCTCTCGTCCACCACCTGCAGGTGGGTAGGCTGCAGGGCCGCCGTCAGCTTGGAGCGGATGGCACCGGCCAGAGGGCCGCTGTCCACCCCCATGGCACGCAGGCCGCGGCCGGCGGCTGCCAGGAGGGGACCTCGCATCTGAAgagggagggctgcaaagaaggggagaaggaaaagggttGGGAGGGGCTCTGGAGGAGctaggaagggggaaaggagcttggggagggggcatggaggagcggggagggggggaaagggaagtttgggggtgggctgcaggagctgggtggggaatgggaggtttgggggtggTCTGCAGGAGCTTGGAGCtgtgaggggggaaagggaagcttgggggtgggctgcaggagctgggtggggaatgggaggtttgggggtgggctgcaggagcttggaactgtgaggggggaaagggaagcttgggggtgggctgcaggagctgagggtgggAAAAGAGGAGTTTCCGGGGGGGTGGTCTGTAGGAGCAGACACCATAAATGTGGTTGGTGggaagaggggctggggggttaCACGGGCGGGGGAAAGGTGGGGGTTGAATCTGGGGGAGGCTCCACAGGATCAGACCCTCCCAAGGTGGGGGCCACGAGGGGTTCGGTGAAGGAGAGGTTAAGTAGgatgatttgggggggggggaagcgcTGCTGGAGCTTGGGAACGGTAAGTGGAGCTTGGGAACGGTAAGTGGAGCTTGGGAACGGTAAGTTTCGGGGGGGAAGGGAatttggggggcgggggggaggtcTGCTCCGAAAGTaaatgggggaggggaaggggttcCACggaggaggggctggaggggacggTTCGGGGTCGGGGGGGTGCTCTGCAGGCCCAGCTCCCGTGCCCGGGGGCTGTCAGAGCGCAGCGCAAGGCCCAGAGccgcccctggcagggggctgccccCTGCGGCCTCAGCCCCCCCGGCCCGGGCGGAGGCAGCGGCgagagaagggcctggagcccctccCCAGGCCTACCTGCAGCGCTGGGCGCCCCCCGGGACGCCGCAGACCCTCAGCCCGGCTCCGCCGCTGCGCCCGGAAGTGACGTCACGGCGCCGCCCCCGTCACGTGGCAGCGCAGCTTCCGGTCCCCGCGGCCTGCGCGGCCAGGACGGAGCCCGGCGGGCAGCGGGGGCGGCGGCACCGGGCCGGGCACCGCCCCGGGCCAGGCACCGCCCCGGGCCGGGCACCGCCTGCCACAGGCACTAGGGCCCCGCGCTGGGGACACGGCCCTGgccccccctgggctgcctggcagCGGCCCTGGGTGCCCTCTAACCATCCCTGTGCCCCCGAGCCCCCTGGCAGCGGCCCTGGATGCCCTCTGGCACCAGCTCTGGGTGCCCTCTCAACAACCCCTGTGCCCTCCTGGGCCCCTGGCAGCGGCCCTGGATGCCCTCTGGCACCGGCTCTGGGTGCCCTCTCAACAACCCCTGTGCCCTCCtgggcccctggcagcagccctggatgCCCTCTGGCACCAGCTCTGGGTGCCCTCTCAACAACCCCTGTGCCCTCCtgggcccctggcagcagccctggatgCCCTCTGGCACCGGCTCTGGGTGCCCTCTCAACAACCCCTGTGCCCTCCTGGGCCCCTGGCAGCGGCCCTGGATGCCCTCTAACCATCCCTGTGCCCCCTCGCCCCCTCGCCCCGGCCCTGGATGCCCTCTGGCActggctctgggcaccctcTCAACACCCCTGTGCCCTCCTGGGCCCTCTGgcaccagccctgtgccctctccTTGGGGACCTGGCCCTGGATGCCCTCTAaccatccctggcaccagccctgggcacaggccctgtgccctctccctggggacCTGGCCCTCTAACCATCCCTGTGCCCCCATCCCTGAGCACATGGCCCTGGACCCCCTGTGCCTTCTCCTTGGGGACCTGGCCCTGGATGCCCTCTAACCATCCCTGTCCTTCCCTGGGCCCTCTGCCCAGAGACCTGCCCCTGGATTCCCTCTAACCatccctgtgccccctccccaagggcctggccctgccccccctgtgcccagcacggGGCTGGTGGCTTCCAAGCTGCTTTGGCCtcgctggcagccagcagaggccctgcagagctgcagctggaggtctccctgctgcctgggggtggggaggggttggacatggatgatctctgaggctcccttccaacccaaggcagTCTGTGGcttgccagggcacagctggcatccTCCTGGCCCCACTGGGACCCCACTCCccctctggggagccccaaaATGTTCCTCTGAGCTGGGGAAAGTattggtggggtgggggttgcagcccagaaacaaggggggggggggggggaggtcacCCACTGGgccaccctgggcacccctggggcGAGTGAGGCAGTGCTGGCCCTGCCCCcagagaaagaagcaaagagGCAAAGgtggaaggaaaagcaaaggacaaatccttggggcacacagtgccagccctgggctgggcacagtcCTGACCAGCCAGCAGgatctccccccaccccagaacCCCCTCCAAGGGAGGAAAGAACAGCAGCAACTCCTtaaccaccccccacctccacaTGCCTTTGGTAAGGGGGTGtgggtgctgccccagcccccctccccctgcctgcagggtctccccccccccccccccccaaaacccaccctGAGGCTTTGGCCTCCAGCAGGGCCAgcgaggggctggcagctgaagGACCCTCGGGACCTGAccccggggtgggggtggggaggaaccTGAGCTCTAACCAAGGTGCCTGCAacccctcctcctccatgccCAGGCACCTTCCCAgggcctccacctcctcctgagaccctcccccaccccccaaaagcctccagcccccccctcccctactTGGGGGAGCCGGGGGGCTGCCCGGCGGCGATGCGGCTGACCCTCTCCAGCACgtcctgggggcagagggggggcaCGGCCTGTGCCAGGGGGCAGTCCTCCACCAGGCTGttcatgggggtggggggtggcccCACCTCTTCCTCAGGGCccccagcagcggcagcagcagcgctgggCCCCCCCAGGGCCGCCCTCAGGAGGGGCAGAACCTTCTTCCTGGTGGCCAAAGCGTTGCCCTGGCTgtaggcagccaggcagggccaggggctgggcaggggctggaggtgcaggcagggagctgtggcctcctccagggcctggcacacctgggagggaggaagcaCTGCAGCTaggaccccccccccacctcccccagccctgtgtggaggggcttgggggtgcccagcccccccacccctcactcacggtgctgagcagggcctggtgctggctgtaggctgccagctgcctgcggggttcctgctgctggctgtaggAGATGCTCATGGCCACCAGCCCCTGGTAGCCCCGAGCCTGGCAGAAGCCTTCCAGGTCCTGCAGCAGGTTGGGTCGGGCCAGGAAGGTCTGGAGGAAGGGGATGGAGGCTGCCATGGCCCTGGtgtcccttccccctcccctcctgccgcagctttcccctccctgctcggcctcacctccaggggcaggtaGATGCCGCTGATGGCCAGGGCCAGGCCCTCGCCGTGCACCACCTTCAGGTCCTTCCGCAGCATCTGCTccgtgctcagccctgggggaggggagggaaggagcctgGGACCCGGCCCTGGCCACGGGaacccagccccggccccggggaacccagccccggccccggggacccagccccggccccggggacccagcctgagccccggggacccagcctgagccccaggacacagccccggccccggggacccggccccagccccggggaacccagcctgagccccccagggaacccagcctgagccccccagggacccagccccggccccggggacccagcctgagccccccagggaacccagcctgagccccaggacacagccccggccccggggaacccagccccggccccagggacccagccccggccccagggacccagcctgagccccccagggacccagccccggccccagggacccagcctgagccccgggaacccagcctgagccccaggacccggccccggccccgggaacccagccccggccccggggaacccagccccggccccggggaacccagcctgagccccccaggaacccagcctgagccccaggacacagccccggccccggggacccagccctggccccacagggacccagcctgagccccccagGGACCCAACCCCGGCCCCAGGGCCACAGTCTGAGCCCCAAggacccagccccggccccaggGACCCAGCCCCACGGggacccagccccagggccacatcctTATCCCTAGGGAGGGTTGAGGAAGGTCTGTCCCAGAACCTGCTCCCAGATAGATCCTAAATGCCACTCCAGGGCCACATTCT
Above is a window of Dryobates pubescens isolate bDryPub1 unplaced genomic scaffold, bDryPub1.pri scaffold_91_arrow_ctg1, whole genome shotgun sequence DNA encoding:
- the PRUNE1 gene encoding exopolyphosphatase PRUNE1, which produces PCPAGALSLPRSADAALEEAVVEVIDHRPLEGQRAAGCRLTAAPVGSCATLVTERIAQGPPGVLDRLTAALLHGTILLDCVNLSPAAGKVTPRDVACVALLEARFPELPPREEVFEALQAAKFDVSGLSTEQMLRKDLKVVHGEGLALAISGIYLPLETFLARPNLLQDLEGFCQARGYQGLVAMSISYSQQQEPRRQLAAYSQHQALLSTVCQALEEATAPCLHLQPLPSPWPCLAAYSQGNALATRKKVLPLLRAALGGPSAAAAAAGGPEEEVGPPPTPMNSLVEDCPLAQAVPPLCPQDVLERVSRIAAGQPPGSPK